From Candidatus Thermoplasmatota archaeon, the proteins below share one genomic window:
- a CDS encoding sulfate adenylyltransferase, protein MSRLPAPPHGGRLVERVVDAARLEAAAARGDLPILAVPDRLLPDLEGFATGALSPLRGFLGERDLAAVLSEGRLASGRPWTVPIVLDLPRETAPEPGSTALLADARGAPVAVLDVEARWTFDRAAFARGLYGTEDPRHPGVAALAAFGDVLVSGPVLAARRSPFAGPREVRAALASRGWRAAAGYQTRNPPHRGHEFVHKVALSLVDGLVVMPALGPKKADDFPDDMLLASWAAALAAAYPAERVLFAPVPYAMRYAGPREAVHHAILRQNFGCTHFIVGRDHAGVGGFYAPGAAIAAFEDYPDLAIEPLAIAGDHGWCPACGGVESERTCPHGEAARIPFSGTRVRAALREGREIPPEIMRPEVARVLSAPAPKLVAPPGA, encoded by the coding sequence ATGAGCCGCCTTCCCGCACCCCCGCACGGCGGCCGGCTCGTGGAACGGGTCGTGGACGCGGCCCGCCTCGAAGCGGCCGCCGCGCGAGGCGACCTGCCGATCCTCGCCGTCCCCGACCGCCTGCTCCCCGACCTCGAGGGGTTCGCGACCGGCGCGCTCTCCCCGCTCAGGGGCTTCCTGGGCGAGCGCGACCTCGCGGCGGTGCTTTCGGAAGGACGCCTTGCCTCCGGTCGGCCGTGGACCGTCCCGATCGTCCTCGACCTGCCGCGCGAGACCGCCCCCGAACCGGGGTCGACGGCGCTCCTTGCGGACGCGCGCGGCGCGCCCGTCGCCGTCCTCGACGTCGAGGCGCGATGGACCTTCGATCGCGCCGCGTTCGCGCGCGGCCTCTACGGCACCGAGGACCCCCGACATCCGGGCGTCGCGGCGCTTGCGGCCTTCGGGGACGTCCTCGTCTCGGGACCCGTCCTCGCCGCCCGCCGATCGCCGTTCGCGGGGCCGCGCGAGGTGCGCGCCGCGCTTGCAAGCCGCGGTTGGCGCGCGGCCGCGGGCTACCAGACCCGCAACCCGCCGCACCGCGGTCACGAGTTCGTGCACAAGGTCGCGCTCTCGCTCGTGGACGGCCTCGTCGTGATGCCCGCGCTCGGTCCGAAGAAGGCCGACGACTTCCCGGACGACATGCTCCTCGCCTCGTGGGCGGCCGCGCTCGCGGCCGCGTACCCCGCGGAGCGCGTCCTCTTCGCGCCGGTGCCCTACGCGATGCGCTACGCGGGCCCGCGCGAGGCGGTCCACCACGCGATCCTCCGGCAGAACTTCGGCTGCACGCATTTCATCGTGGGCCGCGACCACGCGGGCGTCGGCGGATTCTACGCGCCGGGCGCGGCGATCGCGGCCTTCGAGGATTACCCCGACCTCGCGATCGAGCCGCTCGCGATCGCGGGCGACCACGGGTGGTGCCCGGCGTGCGGAGGCGTCGAAAGCGAGCGCACGTGCCCGCACGGCGAAGCCGCGCGCATTCCCTTCTCGGGGACCCGCGTGCGCGCCGCTCTGCGCGAAGGACGCGAGATTCCGCCCGAGATCATGCGGCCCGAGGTGGCGCGCGTCCTGAGCGCGCCCGCGCCGAAGCTCGTCGCCCCGCCGGGTGCCTGA
- a CDS encoding CopG family transcriptional regulator produces MVASGQSLERKYTTISIPTQLYKNVEQRIENTGFRSVTEFIVFVTRETLAGDEGTVVERLRALGYIE; encoded by the coding sequence TTGGTTGCCAGTGGTCAAAGCCTCGAGCGTAAATACACGACGATCAGCATTCCGACGCAGCTCTACAAAAACGTCGAGCAGCGCATCGAGAACACGGGCTTCAGGAGCGTCACCGAGTTCATCGTCTTCGTGACCCGCGAGACGCTCGCGGGGGACGAAGGCACGGTGGTCGAGCGCCTGCGCGCCCTGGGCTACATCGAATGA